TGGCGGAGGCGATGTACGAGTACATCATTGAGAAATGTAAAGAGCAGGTGGAAGTGGTGGAGCGCGGCAGATTTGGCGCGGACATGAAGGTAAGCCTGGTCAATGACGGGCCTTTTACCCTGATCCTGGATTCCGATACACTGTAGAAGAAAAAAGACCGGGCGCCGGAGAATCTTTGAGAGAGCTCCGGCGCCCAAAAAGGAGAATTAAGAAAGTATCTGTGCGAAGAAACGCACAGGGACATAGATTCAGGATCAAAATAAAATGGAGACAACTTACAGAACTATCGAGAAACCAAAGAAAAATCTGATAAATTAAAATATAAGAGCATAAAAACAAATAACTTGTGAAAATATAGTAGCATAATCTGAAAAACATGTAAAGAATAATTTGTCGAATTATGTCGCATGAACGAAGAATCGAAATAATGCAAGCATTTCTTCTTTTTCAGGCATACATTCCGGATGCCACTGGACGCCTGCGGTAAATACCGGGCGGTCCCCTTCTATGGCTTCAATGACCCCGTCGGAGGCTGCGGCGGTGATCCGAAGTCCTTTTCCCAGATCTTTGACACATTGATGGTGAAAACTATTTACAGTACAGGATTTTCCCAGGATATCATATAGTATACTATCTTTAGAGACAGTGATCCTGTGAGAGGGGTCGGAGCGGCTGACAGAGACCTGCATATGCTGCAGCGTGGGGCCGGGGCGCAGGGAGAGGTCCTGCCAGATGGTCCCGCCGAGAGCCAGGTTCAGGATCTGCATGCCCCGGCAGATGCCAAGCACCGGAAGGCCGGCCTTCAATACCTGTCTCATGAAGTTTAAATGGAACCAGTCGGTGTTCCAGTCTGTCCTGCCCTGTCCGGTGAGCGGCTCTTCCCCGAAGAGAAGAGGGGAGACGTCATCGCCGCCGCAGAAGAGAAAGCCCTGGCACAGCCGGGTGAAGGTTGGGAAACAGGCCTCCTGGCAGCAGGGGATCACAAGAGGGATCCCGCCGGCGGTTTCCATCGCCCGGATATAGGTGTCTGTTACAAACTGGCGTCCCCCGTCCAGTCCGCAGGAGACAATGCCGATCACTGAATTCATAAAAATCCCTTTCATAAAGTAAATTGATGGAGTATACTGATATATAGGATGTTATGTTAGGAAGTGACAGAATATGAAACTGATCGATATGCATTGTGATACACTTTGGAAGGTGATGGATCTGGACCGCCAGGGCGACTTCATGGAAAACCAGGGCAGTATCAGTATCCCGGGAATGCAAAAAGCCGGGACCATGGCTCAGTTTTTCGCCTGCTTTACCCATCTGGAAGACTATCAGGCAAAGGGCGCCTATGACAAAGGGTATGCCCGCATTCAGGAGATGATCCGCTTCCTTGATGAGCAGGTGGAGACCTATGGGGATGTGCTGGCCCATGGATATTCCAGGCGGGAAATCCTGGAGAATAAAGAAAAGGGAAAGATCTCTGCAGTCCTTACGGTAGAGGACGGCGGAGTATTAAACGGCGATATGGACCGCCTGGATACCCTGTATCACAGCGGCGTCCGTCTGATGACTCTGATGTGGAACCATGAGAACTGCCTGGGACATCCCAACAGTCCGAAAGCCAGCGATATGTGGCAGGGGTTGAAGCCCTTCGGGAGACAGGTGGTAGAGCGGATGGGTGAACTGCGCATGATCGTGGATATCTCCCACGCTTCGGACGGCACGGCCCGGGACGCCCTGGAATGCGCCCGTGGACCGGTGGTGGCTTCTCATTCCAACTGCCGGGCTCTCTGCCCCCACCCCAGGAACCTTACGGATGAGATGCTGCGGGCCCTGGCCAACCGGGGCGGCGTGGCGGGCCTTAATTTCTACGGCCCCTTCCTGGGTAGCAAGACAGAATCCAGGGTCCAGGAGATGGTCCAGCATGTGCTTCATATGATTGATGTGGGAGGCAGCAGTCTTCCTGCCATCGGCACGGATCTGGACGGTTTCGATGGGATGGAAGCTATGGATATCCCGGATGTGAGCGGTATGGAACGGCTGTGGGACGCCCTGAAGAAGAAGGGGCTGTCCGAGCGGCAGCTGGATAAGATCTGGA
This window of the Massilistercora timonensis genome carries:
- a CDS encoding gamma-glutamyl-gamma-aminobutyrate hydrolase family protein — translated: MNSVIGIVSCGLDGGRQFVTDTYIRAMETAGGIPLVIPCCQEACFPTFTRLCQGFLFCGGDDVSPLLFGEEPLTGQGRTDWNTDWFHLNFMRQVLKAGLPVLGICRGMQILNLALGGTIWQDLSLRPGPTLQHMQVSVSRSDPSHRITVSKDSILYDILGKSCTVNSFHHQCVKDLGKGLRITAAASDGVIEAIEGDRPVFTAGVQWHPECMPEKEEMLALFRFFVHAT
- a CDS encoding dipeptidase; translated protein: MKLIDMHCDTLWKVMDLDRQGDFMENQGSISIPGMQKAGTMAQFFACFTHLEDYQAKGAYDKGYARIQEMIRFLDEQVETYGDVLAHGYSRREILENKEKGKISAVLTVEDGGVLNGDMDRLDTLYHSGVRLMTLMWNHENCLGHPNSPKASDMWQGLKPFGRQVVERMGELRMIVDISHASDGTARDALECARGPVVASHSNCRALCPHPRNLTDEMLRALANRGGVAGLNFYGPFLGSKTESRVQEMVQHVLHMIDVGGSSLPAIGTDLDGFDGMEAMDIPDVSGMERLWDALKKKGLSERQLDKIWSGNALRVIP